The Chryseobacterium aureum genome contains a region encoding:
- a CDS encoding curli production assembly/transport protein CsgE, with translation MMKLLFSSSLSAFFAFLSVWGYGQEDKKVNARIESSLLENQIILKAVVMNNTAVYKELNYLLVSIKKGNGGNLSNNQQSGKFSVNPNEVKILSEISVNLESKDALKAFLYIRDEETQKLVAKDSLELNSDLFKKKTARIEEDAAYELRGLTIDETKTKVGKDFYDLFYMQYSQLPDKSSSAVTITELPLRGTSGQINIQIEDKIIYSFMTNPAEDYLKEQLVYSLKYIREFNAKKNLIKNEFIY, from the coding sequence ATGATGAAACTTTTATTCTCCTCTAGCCTGAGTGCTTTTTTTGCCTTCCTGTCTGTATGGGGTTATGGGCAGGAAGATAAAAAAGTAAACGCAAGAATAGAAAGCAGTCTCCTTGAAAATCAGATTATACTGAAAGCTGTTGTAATGAACAATACTGCTGTTTATAAGGAGTTGAATTATCTTTTGGTTTCTATTAAAAAAGGAAATGGAGGAAATCTTTCCAACAACCAGCAGAGTGGTAAATTTTCAGTAAACCCCAATGAAGTCAAAATATTATCTGAAATCAGTGTAAACCTGGAGTCAAAAGATGCGTTGAAAGCTTTTCTTTATATCAGGGATGAGGAAACACAAAAACTGGTAGCCAAAGACAGTCTGGAACTGAACAGTGATCTTTTTAAAAAGAAAACAGCCAGGATAGAAGAAGATGCTGCCTATGAACTGAGGGGACTTACCATTGATGAAACCAAAACCAAAGTGGGAAAAGATTTTTATGATCTGTTTTACATGCAGTACAGCCAGCTTCCGGATAAAAGCAGCAGCGCTGTTACCATTACGGAGCTTCCTCTTCGGGGAACAAGCGGCCAGATCAATATCCAGATTGAAGATAAGATTATCTACAGTTTTATGACCAATCCCGCAGAAGACTATTTGAAAGAACAGCTGGTTTACAGCTTAAAATATATCAGGGAATTTAACGCTAAGAAAAACCTTATTAAAAATGAATTCATCTACTAA
- a CDS encoding carboxypeptidase-like regulatory domain-containing protein, which produces MKTLIKILSIFIFAFCLFSCNEDLVEQAQTGMLKGKVVKRGSNVPIPNVKIFTNPTTQTVFSGTDGSFEIAAMPVGNYSVKAELSGYITSFQSVNIQNENQVVTVVFEMDDDTSLNSPPATPQLLSPIDNAVNQPLSVELTWSATDPDTADVLKYSLTIKNNLDTNVIQVNDLTANHYTLSNLKFGVSYFWQVSVSDGIHQPVLSSISKFTTNTVPSNRYHYTQKQNGNFVIISSDSQGNSFQFTNSSYNSWRPRKNNNAGLVAFLRTEGGSTHIYTANPDGSNPFKVTTVPVAGFNNYEMDFSWSTNGKEILYANFNKLYRINKDGSGLTLVYTTPDGSLISECDWSYDGSKIALKTNDYNGYNTKIYLIDTTGNVLKTVLSGSAGASGGLNFSVDGQLLLFTRDVSGYIDGSGNYRQLDSHIFIYNLTTDVVSDISAVSEKVLGTNDLDPRFSPNNAQIIFMNTSNDNISQRNVMVVDLSSTLTDLTRTSLFSNGEMPDYE; this is translated from the coding sequence ATGAAAACTTTAATTAAAATACTCAGCATATTCATCTTTGCTTTTTGTCTGTTTTCATGCAATGAAGACCTTGTAGAACAGGCTCAAACAGGAATGTTAAAAGGGAAAGTCGTAAAAAGAGGCAGTAATGTCCCGATTCCTAATGTGAAAATTTTTACCAATCCTACGACACAGACGGTATTCAGTGGTACAGACGGTTCATTTGAAATCGCAGCCATGCCGGTGGGAAATTATTCTGTGAAAGCAGAGCTTTCAGGATATATTACAAGCTTTCAATCAGTCAATATACAAAACGAAAATCAGGTGGTAACGGTAGTTTTTGAAATGGACGATGACACATCGCTGAACTCACCTCCCGCTACACCACAGTTGTTAAGTCCGATAGATAACGCAGTAAATCAACCCTTGAGCGTCGAATTAACCTGGAGCGCAACAGATCCTGATACCGCGGATGTCTTAAAATACAGTTTGACAATTAAAAATAATCTTGACACTAATGTGATTCAGGTTAATGATTTGACAGCTAATCATTATACACTGTCAAATCTGAAGTTTGGTGTAAGTTACTTCTGGCAGGTGTCTGTTTCGGACGGCATTCACCAGCCAGTTTTAAGCTCTATCAGCAAATTTACCACCAATACGGTACCTTCCAATCGATATCATTATACCCAAAAACAGAACGGAAACTTTGTGATCATTTCCAGTGACAGCCAGGGAAACAGCTTTCAGTTTACCAATTCTTCCTACAACAGCTGGCGGCCCCGTAAGAATAACAATGCAGGACTTGTAGCTTTCCTTCGTACAGAAGGGGGAAGCACCCATATTTATACTGCTAATCCTGATGGTTCCAATCCTTTTAAAGTGACAACGGTTCCTGTAGCAGGTTTTAATAATTATGAAATGGATTTTTCGTGGAGTACGAACGGTAAGGAGATCTTGTATGCCAATTTCAATAAACTCTACAGAATTAACAAAGACGGCAGCGGCCTGACCCTGGTGTATACCACTCCGGACGGAAGCCTGATCTCAGAATGCGACTGGAGCTATGACGGAAGCAAAATAGCATTGAAAACCAATGATTATAATGGTTATAATACCAAAATTTACCTCATAGATACCACAGGAAATGTTCTGAAAACCGTATTGTCAGGTTCTGCCGGAGCCAGTGGTGGTTTGAATTTCTCTGTAGACGGACAGCTTCTTCTCTTTACCCGTGATGTCTCCGGATATATAGATGGAAGTGGAAATTACCGTCAGCTGGATTCCCATATCTTTATTTATAATCTGACTACCGATGTCGTAAGTGACATCTCAGCAGTAAGTGAAAAAGTATTGGGTACCAACGATCTTGATCCAAGGTTCTCTCCTAATAATGCTCAGATTATTTTTATGAATACCTCCAATGATAATATTTCGCAAAGAAATGTGATGGTTGTTGACCTGAGCAGTACTCTGACAGATCTTACACGTACGTCACTTTTCAGTAACGGAGAAATGCCGGATTATGAATAA
- a CDS encoding HU family DNA-binding protein, with product MTKAELVNTISNKLGTEKNETQKVVEAFMQEIRTSMYNGDNVYLRGFGSFIIKTRAAKTGRNISKNTAIEIPAHNIPAFKPSKSFVEKVKTKVAVK from the coding sequence ATGACAAAGGCAGAATTGGTAAACACCATCTCAAATAAGTTGGGAACAGAAAAGAATGAAACACAGAAAGTTGTAGAAGCTTTTATGCAGGAGATCAGAACTTCTATGTATAATGGAGATAATGTTTATCTGAGAGGTTTTGGATCTTTTATCATTAAAACAAGAGCTGCTAAAACAGGAAGAAATATTTCTAAAAACACTGCAATTGAGATTCCTGCTCATAACATTCCTGCTTTCAAACCTTCAAAATCTTTTGTAGAGAAAGTAAAAACTAAAGTTGCAGTAAAATAA
- a CDS encoding response regulator transcription factor gives MMKPRLTIFDEPMLYTEGLSRLLSQSNIFSTIDICNSLDPLQKRLKDQPPEMLIMSSNMLMLTELCKLTENIISEHQNMKIIIIGNSYDVIDIRKLFNKGIKGYLDKNCTYDEFLKSINILLLNEIYICDHAKEKMMSFISSEQEKPNLHIREPLTRREMEILKLICDGNSSKDISEKLFISINTVETHRKRILLKLNAKNSVGIVKYAIENHIID, from the coding sequence ATGATGAAACCAAGATTGACCATTTTTGATGAACCCATGCTGTATACAGAGGGATTATCAAGACTACTTTCACAAAGTAATATTTTTAGTACCATTGACATTTGTAATTCTTTAGACCCTCTCCAAAAACGCTTAAAAGATCAGCCTCCGGAAATGCTTATCATGAGTTCCAATATGCTTATGCTGACAGAACTCTGCAAACTGACAGAAAATATTATCTCTGAACATCAAAATATGAAAATCATCATTATAGGAAACTCTTATGATGTGATTGACATCCGGAAGCTTTTCAATAAAGGCATCAAAGGTTATCTGGACAAAAACTGCACGTATGATGAATTCCTGAAATCTATCAACATCCTGCTGCTTAATGAGATCTACATCTGCGACCATGCCAAGGAAAAAATGATGAGCTTTATCAGCAGCGAACAGGAGAAACCCAATCTCCACATCCGGGAACCCCTTACCCGCCGTGAAATGGAAATTCTAAAACTCATATGTGACGGCAACAGCAGCAAAGACATCTCTGAAAAGCTCTTCATCAGCATCAATACGGTAGAAACACACCGAAAAAGAATTCTTTTAAAACTCAATGCCAAAAACTCTGTCGGAATTGTAAAATATGCGATTGAGAATCACATCATCGACTGA
- a CDS encoding CsgG/HfaB family protein — protein sequence MTTYTYTRIFFCSFLLCVLQACSSIFGLPSDPEKPTMGEVTSSTAELKNLPLPKEKIVIGVYKFRDQTGQYKPSENGNNWSTAVPQGTTTILIKALEDSHWFIPIERENIANLLNERQIIRSTRQEYIKDADKNSQALPPLLYAGILLEGGVISYDSNILTGGLGARYFGIGASTQYRQDRITIYLRAVSTLNGEILKTVYTSKTILSTSVNGSFFRYIDTERLLEAEVGLTQNEPVQLAVTEAIEKAVKSLIVEGIRDKIWGKAVDPNGAYQTLINDYNKEQEQNTGRAIGGRYPDHYRQKFSVFAHIEAQKVRDDYVSPKMNVGGKVGFKYFLTPYLNVEVNGNYFTLENSNIVKRNYYGPEVNLEYLLFPKYRFSPYLYGGAGAMYSKYKPQYKAQFGGGLEYMISRNVSLRASAQYDMGFKDNWEGLVNGKRKDQALRFGLGINFYFGNK from the coding sequence ATGACAACCTACACTTACACCAGAATCTTTTTCTGTAGTTTCCTGCTATGTGTTCTGCAGGCCTGTAGTTCAATATTTGGTTTACCTTCGGATCCCGAAAAACCAACGATGGGAGAGGTTACTTCTTCTACCGCAGAATTGAAAAATCTTCCGCTTCCCAAAGAGAAGATTGTAATAGGAGTCTACAAATTCAGGGATCAGACCGGCCAGTACAAACCTTCCGAAAACGGAAACAACTGGAGTACGGCAGTTCCCCAAGGTACCACTACCATTCTCATCAAAGCACTGGAAGACAGCCATTGGTTTATCCCTATTGAAAGGGAAAACATTGCGAATCTTCTTAATGAAAGACAAATCATCCGCTCCACCCGTCAGGAGTATATAAAGGATGCGGACAAAAACAGCCAGGCGCTTCCCCCTCTTTTGTACGCCGGAATTCTTCTTGAAGGCGGGGTCATTTCTTATGACAGTAATATCCTTACAGGAGGTCTGGGAGCCAGATATTTCGGTATCGGAGCTTCCACACAGTACCGCCAGGACAGAATTACCATTTATCTCCGTGCAGTTTCTACGCTTAACGGAGAGATTCTTAAAACGGTTTATACTTCCAAAACAATTCTTTCTACCAGCGTAAACGGAAGTTTCTTCAGGTATATTGATACGGAAAGACTCCTGGAAGCTGAAGTAGGACTCACCCAGAATGAACCCGTGCAGCTTGCTGTAACCGAAGCTATTGAAAAAGCTGTAAAATCCCTGATCGTAGAAGGAATAAGAGATAAGATTTGGGGAAAAGCTGTAGATCCCAATGGAGCTTACCAAACGTTAATCAATGATTATAATAAAGAACAGGAGCAAAATACAGGAAGAGCAATAGGTGGCAGATATCCGGATCACTACAGACAGAAATTCTCCGTATTTGCCCATATTGAAGCACAGAAAGTAAGAGATGATTATGTAAGTCCAAAAATGAATGTTGGAGGAAAAGTAGGATTTAAATATTTCCTTACTCCCTACCTGAATGTTGAAGTGAACGGCAATTATTTTACCCTTGAGAATTCCAATATTGTAAAAAGAAATTACTACGGCCCTGAAGTAAATCTGGAATACCTTCTTTTCCCGAAATACAGATTCAGCCCCTACCTGTACGGTGGGGCAGGAGCCATGTATTCAAAATATAAACCGCAGTATAAAGCACAATTCGGTGGAGGGCTGGAATATATGATCAGCCGCAATGTTTCACTCAGGGCTTCCGCCCAATATGACATGGGCTTCAAAGACAACTGGGAAGGCCTTGTGAACGGAAAAAGAAAAGATCAGGCTTTACGCTTCGGATTAGGAATCAACTTTTACTTCGGAAACAAATAA
- a CDS encoding PKD domain-containing protein, protein MNYFQKNKKNIIIGVVATLLIAALVALWLQKKVIHSADDIVGVVYPSSLAVGDTLLFEDKTQFAKTKRWNFGDGTTSDKNSGIHFYNKPGYYQVSLIVDNKYTKSFPVMVSARSVQKAKDTAKSTTTIEAVSQAMQNENVSFRAVSEAKQFAWKFGESGNTDSKDKFTFYSYKKPGDYIVTLYTEESQDPIYHRIKILPAYDALAEEEVSVEDAYARVDSDFKYHLQQIANGNSFNMHYNYLLKTYLCNNENTVVKVNDSKVNNFYMYCAGLQFDKNTVIQTVKVNLDDRQECVTKVEINQSK, encoded by the coding sequence ATGAATTATTTTCAAAAGAACAAGAAGAACATTATTATCGGTGTAGTGGCAACGCTGCTTATTGCGGCACTCGTTGCACTATGGCTGCAGAAAAAGGTAATCCATTCTGCGGATGATATTGTTGGGGTGGTTTATCCGTCTTCACTGGCGGTAGGAGACACGCTTTTATTCGAAGATAAAACCCAATTCGCCAAAACCAAAAGATGGAATTTCGGAGACGGTACTACTTCAGATAAAAACAGCGGGATTCACTTCTATAATAAACCGGGTTACTACCAGGTAAGTTTAATCGTAGACAACAAGTACACGAAATCCTTCCCTGTAATGGTAAGCGCAAGAAGCGTTCAGAAAGCAAAAGATACAGCAAAAAGTACTACTACTATTGAGGCCGTCTCTCAGGCGATGCAAAATGAAAATGTGTCTTTCCGGGCCGTTTCTGAAGCCAAACAGTTTGCATGGAAATTCGGGGAATCCGGAAATACAGATTCAAAAGATAAATTTACATTCTATTCTTATAAAAAACCGGGAGACTATATCGTAACGCTGTACACCGAAGAAAGCCAGGATCCTATCTACCATCGTATTAAAATTCTTCCTGCTTATGATGCTTTGGCAGAAGAGGAGGTATCGGTAGAAGATGCTTATGCAAGAGTAGACAGTGACTTCAAGTATCACCTGCAGCAGATCGCCAACGGCAACAGCTTCAATATGCATTACAATTATCTGCTGAAAACTTATTTGTGTAACAATGAAAATACCGTAGTAAAGGTGAATGACAGTAAAGTGAATAACTTCTACATGTACTGTGCCGGTCTTCAGTTTGACAAAAATACGGTGATTCAGACGGTGAAAGTAAACCTGGATGACAGACAGGAGTGCGTAACGAAAGTAGAAATCAATCAAAGCAAATAA
- a CDS encoding curli production assembly/transport component CsgF — translation MKPLIIILTLIAGIFYGKSQQLVYKPVNPAFGGDTFNYQWLLSSANAQNQFDEKKDYSNLLDRVNSLDSFTQSLNRQILSELSRKLFDEQFGDGNIKPGNYLFGSLYLQITNTNQGLLINILDTSNGDQSEIVIPK, via the coding sequence ATGAAACCTCTTATCATTATTTTGACCCTTATTGCAGGTATTTTCTACGGAAAATCTCAGCAGCTCGTCTATAAACCGGTGAATCCCGCTTTTGGAGGAGACACGTTTAATTATCAGTGGCTTTTAAGCTCTGCTAATGCACAGAATCAGTTTGATGAAAAAAAAGATTACAGCAATTTGCTGGATCGTGTAAACTCTCTTGACAGTTTCACCCAGAGTCTGAACAGACAGATCCTCAGTGAACTTTCAAGAAAACTGTTTGATGAACAGTTTGGTGATGGAAATATAAAGCCCGGAAATTATCTTTTTGGTTCCCTTTATTTACAGATCACCAATACGAATCAGGGACTTTTAATCAATATTTTGGATACCAGCAATGGCGATCAGTCCGAGATCGTAATTCCAAAATAA
- a CDS encoding response regulator transcription factor: MSKILSNTVRFSIADSDFYFKKIMIKTLMENPFYMLLNDCNNGHELVNRIYRRQEDVFIIELFMPVLSGIEAIKYIRKNNTETPIITYSGTYQEDMAEILSKIPNIYYCQKKSTIIKDIIKGSIASDDFDYLAYSKEWEQQPLAVQEYMDRQKKGQEELSPSEIQLMRFCYEGFSNKEIAEKLNLSTRTIDTYINRLTEKLGLKTKLHLIRFCVENGYYNSSL, translated from the coding sequence ATGAGTAAAATATTATCTAATACCGTGCGTTTCTCCATTGCTGACAGCGATTTTTATTTTAAAAAAATAATGATCAAAACACTTATGGAAAATCCTTTTTATATGCTTCTTAACGACTGCAACAATGGGCACGAGCTTGTTAACAGGATCTACAGAAGGCAGGAAGATGTATTCATTATAGAACTCTTTATGCCGGTATTAAGCGGAATTGAAGCCATTAAATACATCAGAAAAAACAATACAGAAACACCTATCATCACCTATTCCGGGACTTACCAGGAAGATATGGCAGAAATCCTTTCCAAAATTCCCAATATCTACTACTGCCAGAAAAAGAGCACGATTATCAAGGATATTATTAAAGGCAGCATTGCTTCTGACGATTTTGATTACCTGGCCTATTCGAAGGAATGGGAGCAGCAGCCCCTTGCAGTGCAGGAATATATGGACCGTCAGAAAAAGGGACAGGAAGAACTTTCCCCATCTGAAATACAGCTGATGAGATTCTGCTATGAGGGCTTCAGCAATAAAGAAATTGCAGAAAAACTTAATCTGAGCACCAGAACTATTGATACTTACATCAACCGGCTTACAGAAAAGCTGGGATTAAAGACCAAGCTTCATCTTATCCGCTTCTGCGTAGAAAACGGATATTATAATTCCAGTTTATAA
- the tssO gene encoding type VI secretion system TssO: MSSNREKKLNKSDVRIGIWKFILSFVVLSVVSFSCLFLFFKSYDIQREGISREAEAYKELMLRSDVLRDHIDDIYDKMNQLSINKVENDVFLRTSIMDNVRDAKNIMGKDSAQSFKHYAVLMKQIVPMMTLKAKIIEVEYQKKTVLRDLDECMGKIKVTNNELRKDPTRNFTGSKRRR, encoded by the coding sequence ATGTCTTCTAACAGGGAAAAAAAATTAAACAAATCTGACGTCAGAATAGGCATTTGGAAGTTTATCCTGTCTTTTGTTGTTTTATCGGTTGTATCTTTTTCGTGCTTATTTCTCTTCTTTAAGAGTTATGATATACAGCGGGAAGGGATCAGCCGGGAAGCCGAAGCCTATAAAGAACTTATGCTTCGAAGTGACGTACTGAGAGACCACATTGATGATATCTATGACAAAATGAACCAGCTTAGCATTAATAAGGTGGAGAATGATGTGTTCCTCAGAACCAGCATTATGGATAACGTAAGAGATGCTAAAAATATTATGGGAAAAGACAGTGCCCAGAGTTTTAAGCATTATGCTGTACTGATGAAGCAGATCGTACCGATGATGACCTTGAAGGCCAAAATCATCGAGGTTGAATACCAGAAAAAAACCGTACTAAGAGATCTGGATGAATGTATGGGCAAAATAAAAGTGACCAACAACGAACTGAGAAAAGACCCTACGAGAAATTTCACGGGAAGTAAAAGAAGAAGATAA
- a CDS encoding Rne/Rng family ribonuclease codes for MKKELIVSHEDDLTKIALLEDGRLCELHEQEDKSDFIVGDLFIGKVKKLAPNLNAAFVNIGYDKDAFLHYQDLGPQYLTYKKFLKDTISKKQSTSSLKNFEIQPEIDKNGTVDKVIAKDDLVLLQITKEPISTKGPRISTQISLTGRFLVLIPFDNKVSISKKIRSTEEKERLRTLIDSIKPEGFGVIIRTVAEGKKVADLHNDMNQLVQKWESTFKNIQRNKVPSKVLSEEDKASAILRDNFNQDFVNIICDDEQMVNEMTNYVEVIAPEKKNIVQFYDSHIPLLEYYNVEKQLKQSFGKHVNIPSSKGAYLVIEHTEALHVVDVNSGNNITTGAAVNKEHALKVNKMAATEIARQLRLRDMGGIIVIDFIDMPNSDHRRDLYEHLKEEMKRDKARHKILPPSKFGLIQITRQRNRPEKQIDTKEENPNKDGEIVAPIVIVERMGETLRNILQKEKGKIYLHVHPFVEAYLTKGIKSIQMKWFIKYKKWVTIVPRDSFKYLEYKIYNAKKEELIEFSN; via the coding sequence ATGAAGAAAGAACTAATAGTTTCGCATGAAGATGATCTTACAAAGATTGCACTGCTGGAAGACGGAAGACTATGTGAACTTCATGAGCAAGAGGACAAAAGCGATTTTATAGTTGGAGATCTGTTTATTGGAAAAGTAAAAAAACTGGCACCCAATCTGAATGCAGCATTCGTAAATATTGGATATGACAAGGATGCATTTCTGCATTATCAGGATCTGGGACCACAGTATCTTACATACAAAAAGTTTTTAAAAGACACTATTTCCAAAAAACAAAGCACTTCGAGCTTAAAGAATTTCGAGATACAACCCGAAATAGACAAAAACGGAACGGTAGACAAGGTAATCGCCAAAGATGATCTGGTTCTGTTACAAATTACCAAAGAACCAATTTCTACAAAAGGACCAAGAATTTCTACCCAGATTTCACTCACAGGACGTTTTCTGGTTTTAATTCCTTTTGACAATAAAGTTTCTATTTCCAAAAAAATCAGAAGTACTGAGGAAAAAGAAAGGCTGAGAACCTTAATAGACAGTATTAAGCCCGAAGGCTTCGGAGTCATTATAAGAACCGTAGCCGAAGGAAAAAAAGTAGCAGACCTTCACAATGACATGAACCAGCTGGTTCAGAAATGGGAAAGCACTTTTAAAAACATCCAGAGAAATAAAGTTCCGTCTAAAGTTTTAAGCGAAGAAGACAAAGCTTCAGCTATTTTGAGAGACAATTTTAATCAGGATTTCGTGAATATCATATGCGATGATGAGCAAATGGTGAACGAAATGACAAATTACGTGGAAGTAATTGCCCCTGAAAAGAAAAATATTGTCCAGTTTTATGATTCCCATATTCCGCTTCTGGAATATTACAATGTTGAAAAACAGCTTAAACAGAGCTTCGGGAAGCACGTAAACATTCCGAGTTCCAAAGGAGCCTATCTTGTTATTGAGCACACAGAAGCTCTTCACGTAGTTGACGTTAACTCCGGGAATAATATTACCACAGGAGCTGCTGTCAATAAAGAGCATGCACTGAAAGTGAACAAAATGGCTGCTACCGAAATCGCAAGACAGCTTCGCCTCCGCGATATGGGAGGGATCATTGTTATCGATTTCATAGACATGCCCAATTCTGATCACAGAAGAGATCTTTATGAGCATCTTAAAGAGGAAATGAAGCGCGACAAAGCCCGCCACAAAATACTTCCTCCAAGCAAATTTGGTCTGATCCAGATCACCAGACAAAGAAACCGTCCGGAAAAGCAGATCGACACCAAAGAAGAAAACCCGAACAAAGACGGAGAGATTGTAGCTCCTATTGTTATCGTGGAAAGAATGGGTGAAACTTTAAGAAACATCCTGCAGAAAGAAAAAGGAAAAATCTACCTGCATGTACACCCATTTGTGGAAGCCTACCTTACAAAAGGCATTAAAAGTATCCAGATGAAATGGTTTATCAAATACAAAAAGTGGGTAACCATTGTTCCAAGAGATTCTTTTAAATACTTAGAATACAAAATCTACAATGCCAAAAAAGAAGAATTGATAGAATTCTCTAATTAA
- a CDS encoding NUDIX hydrolase, with protein sequence MENFGKDLLRKIKSVELPGEHAHGVFSPPYRPVFTYDEVLAKNPKFAAVNIVLYLKDNEWYFPLIQRTINEHDRHSGQISLPGGKREEMDRDFAETAVRETSEEIGIDKHYVRIIRQMSPIYIPPSNFYVYPYISYTKKDPTFILQQTEAVETIEFPITSFLNLSDTPELMALPSAGGHEVPVINFNGYIIWGATAMILSEFSQLLKKM encoded by the coding sequence ATGGAAAATTTTGGAAAAGATTTATTACGAAAAATAAAAAGCGTGGAACTTCCCGGTGAACATGCCCATGGAGTATTCTCACCTCCCTACCGACCTGTTTTTACCTATGATGAAGTACTGGCAAAGAATCCCAAATTTGCTGCAGTGAATATTGTTTTGTATTTGAAAGACAACGAGTGGTATTTTCCATTGATTCAAAGAACGATTAATGAACATGACAGGCACAGCGGACAGATATCTCTTCCCGGAGGCAAACGTGAGGAAATGGACAGAGACTTTGCTGAAACCGCAGTTCGGGAAACTTCTGAAGAAATAGGAATAGATAAGCATTATGTGAGGATCATCAGACAGATGTCTCCCATTTATATTCCACCCAGCAATTTTTACGTATATCCTTATATTTCTTATACAAAAAAGGATCCTACCTTCATTCTTCAGCAGACAGAAGCTGTGGAAACAATAGAATTCCCCATTACCTCTTTTCTGAACCTGTCAGATACCCCAGAACTGATGGCTTTACCCAGCGCAGGCGGCCATGAAGTTCCGGTTATTAATTTCAATGGATACATTATCTGGGGAGCTACAGCGATGATATTAAGTGAATTCAGCCAGTTGC
- a CDS encoding type VI secretion system transmembrane protein TssO — MQGQITLSKKERHYQFFYLILMLVTAMLFLGVIFLKGFVSPFSDEDVRGIQNLEQKAEFEQHQKVVLPIMDSTYAMITKLTNDGPQPFVENNIQLGVNDLNNYFNGTDVVDIRKDAYPQIAKFYKMYFDDKKVISTTSEDIKIFQKQVDECRIGFKDKQNKLYQREQDLKARMQ; from the coding sequence ATGCAAGGACAAATCACATTATCGAAGAAAGAAAGGCATTATCAGTTTTTTTATTTAATACTGATGCTTGTAACGGCTATGTTATTTTTGGGAGTAATCTTTTTGAAAGGATTTGTATCTCCCTTTTCTGATGAAGATGTAAGAGGAATCCAGAATCTGGAACAGAAAGCTGAATTTGAACAGCACCAAAAAGTGGTTCTTCCTATCATGGACAGCACTTATGCCATGATTACCAAGCTGACCAATGATGGTCCGCAGCCATTTGTAGAAAACAATATTCAGTTGGGAGTAAATGATCTTAACAATTATTTCAACGGTACAGATGTAGTTGATATCCGGAAAGATGCCTACCCCCAAATTGCCAAATTCTATAAAATGTACTTCGATGACAAAAAAGTCATCTCAACAACTTCTGAAGATATTAAAATTTTCCAGAAACAGGTGGATGAATGCAGAATCGGATTTAAAGATAAACAGAATAAACTTTATCAGCGCGAGCAGGATCTGAAAGCAAGAATGCAGTAA